A single region of the Halorussus gelatinilyticus genome encodes:
- a CDS encoding DUF1611 domain-containing protein, translating to MQVAVLAHEKFPDSAKTAVGLLRYADYEVEAVLDRENAGKRVSDFLPDVQDAPIVAGMDDVPEVDALIVGIAPIGGGFDESWRSDVRTALERGADLISGLHYFLAEDEEFADLAAENDCDIWDVRKPPEDLTVAQGVADEVEAEVVLTVGTDCSVGKMTATMELLEAARDRGADVGFVPTGQTGIMIENWGTPIDRVVSDFTAGAVEEMILERGDDHDYLFVEGQGSIVHPAYSAVTCGILHGSMADKLVLCHEAGRDAIHGYEDTAIPPISEYVDLYEDLGRPVHETEVVAGALNTKEVGDDAAARDAVATFADELDAPATDPVRFGGAAEADEPHGTDAVLEAIL from the coding sequence ATGCAAGTCGCCGTACTCGCCCACGAGAAGTTCCCCGACAGTGCGAAGACTGCGGTCGGCCTGTTGCGCTACGCCGATTACGAGGTCGAAGCGGTCCTCGACCGTGAGAACGCCGGGAAGCGGGTCTCCGATTTCCTCCCCGACGTGCAGGACGCCCCCATCGTCGCCGGGATGGACGACGTGCCCGAGGTAGACGCGCTCATCGTCGGCATCGCGCCCATCGGCGGCGGGTTCGACGAGTCGTGGCGCTCGGACGTTCGGACCGCGCTCGAACGCGGCGCGGACCTGATTTCCGGTCTGCACTACTTCCTCGCGGAGGACGAGGAGTTCGCCGACCTCGCCGCGGAGAACGATTGCGACATCTGGGACGTGCGCAAGCCCCCGGAGGACCTGACCGTCGCGCAGGGCGTCGCCGACGAGGTCGAGGCCGAGGTCGTCCTCACGGTCGGTACCGACTGCTCGGTCGGGAAGATGACCGCGACGATGGAGTTGCTGGAGGCGGCCCGCGACCGCGGCGCGGACGTGGGGTTCGTCCCCACCGGCCAGACCGGAATCATGATAGAGAACTGGGGCACGCCCATCGACCGCGTGGTCTCGGACTTCACCGCGGGCGCGGTCGAGGAGATGATTCTCGAACGCGGCGACGACCACGACTACCTCTTCGTCGAGGGGCAGGGGAGCATCGTCCACCCGGCCTACTCCGCGGTGACCTGCGGCATCCTCCACGGGTCGATGGCCGACAAACTGGTCCTCTGTCACGAGGCGGGCCGCGACGCCATCCACGGCTACGAGGACACCGCCATCCCGCCGATTTCGGAGTACGTGGACCTCTACGAGGACCTCGGCCGGCCGGTCCACGAGACCGAAGTCGTCGCCGGCGCGCTCAACACGAAGGAGGTCGGCGACGACGCCGCGGCCCGCGACGCGGTAGCGACGTTCGCCGACGAACTCGACGCGCCCGCGACCGACCCGGTCCGCTTCGGCGGTGCCGCCGAAGCAGACGAACCACACGGGACCGACGCGGTTCTGGAGGCGATTCTATGA